The sequence tgaaagaaaatcaaattgtttCCTAAATAATATCACATTTATTATTCtaggataatttaaaaaatttattcaattaagttccttttttatttttttaggtttagaattataatccttgtattaattaatttttaaaacttacctttaatcaagtcacacttgattaataatcctagtttaatttctgacaAATGGTTATTATTATGTGTGACCCGTTAGACTCCTAATATATTGGCTCAAATACAAATTATAATCCTAaccaaaatagaattaaataaatcaaataattttatttattatcaatttaacaattaattgatatatatttaaaatcaagtGCGTTATCTAGCAATATGTCATGATCCcctgaatattaaaaaaattatacgtgatttgatttaattttttagtaagcagttttttagtgtaattattactttgtcattaataatattctgattttaatattataatataaaatgtatttattcTCTCAAATTATACTTATTATTAAAACttataatcattaattatttaaataaaatttgaaatttttttatttaaacattgaAGCATGTGTTATCTACCTGGTACACCATGGTCTATATCAAGGCACGGGATGACCTAACTTGAACCTTAGACATTCTCCACAAAAATGATTTATGTGAAAAATCTCCATGCAATGCGACTTACAAAAATTCTCCACCGGTCTCCATGAAAAATATCCTTAAGTatctatttatgaaaaatatctcCATAACAAATCCATGTCTTTATTCGGGTAACCTCcatcttgttaaaaaaaaaaataaacctgaaAAATCGAATctaagataaagaaaaaagggtTGCAAAACCTAGCCTAAcatggagggaaaaaaaagttaaaaaatcgAGTCCAAATTGCTTGAAAAACGCAAAGAGAGCTAAAAGGAACTCACACTCTCTCATTCAACCTCTTATATATTATATCTTCCATACGAACTGACATCACCACAAAGATTTCTTCCATTCTACAGGTGCTCGTGTAAATCCAAGTTCAACAACCATCTTTAACGGCTCAATCTCCAAAACCAATCAAACAATCGTAGAAAGCCCAGAATCCTTTGATGTTTTCTCCTGACTTTATCATTACACGTTAATTACCTTTTATAGCAACACCATGTGTCCAGTGAAGGAGCTTATGAATGGccttaattgaatatttatgtCACTAGACATTGacgaaagaaaggaaaaaaaaaaaacagtcccCTCTAGAGTGCAGCATTTCACCGtaagtaatttttttggtaacccggggtaTTCGGACCAGCTTACTTATACCATAACTAATTCCTGGATCCACTGAACATTTTGCAAGtccagtaggcaggtaaggcaccgcggggataATAGTCATACACACTAAGACTTGAACCCAAGATACAGAGACAAAGAAACCCTTATCACCACTGGGCTAGAAGCCTCAATAGAccgtaaatatttgtttatgcATATAGTAACATACTACAGCAATTAAAGGGAAGTTTCGTGACTAAGACTCCATTCGAAATTTCGTGTTACGTAGTGATATAGTGGAAATTTCACTTGACTACGCACCCCATTGATCATTCTGCTCAAGCACCTAGGCTTAGAAAAGAGGACATCagtgtttaatttaattatttgtgcacaattattaaaggaaaaaaaaaaaaaagcatcccaaattaaatatttgtagTTAAGAAATAAAGCGTACGTACATTACTTTTTTAATCCCCGCTTTGAGCAAGCTTATATACAGCGGCTTCTAGCCTAGCTACATGATGCGAGCCAGCCAATTCTATACACcgtgtccaaacaaaaaaaaatacaactaaaaCTTGTCTCATGTAATAGATTCGCATATAAAATCCTCGTATGATGAGAAGACCAACGCCAAAAACTCCAGAGCACCCACATGCACAAAAACTGGAGAGAAGATGGAGAAAGGAATTAACAGCCCAAAAAGAATGAAGAGCCATCTCTGCATCCCCAGGCTTCGAGTCAACGCAACCTGCACAATCAAGAACCACCGTTTATCTCCGATGACTCTCCTTGAACGTTTTCGACAAGCTGTGTTTCGTCTGATGATGTTATCTGCTCTGTCTAAGGCCACACATAATGCTGCCGGATCATCGCCGGATCATCATGTAATGAAGAAGAGATCATCTTATTATCCTGCCGATCCTCATCACAGTGAAGCTGTTGCAGACTGTATAGAGTTTATCAAGAAATCATCATTGACCGATCAGGAGGAGATCAACCGTGACTCTACTGCTAGTAGCTCCTTCGATGCAACCGGTGAGATGGCCATGCCTGTCCCGGTCACGTGAGACaggtttcatttaatttgtgtccatcctttttcttcttctttttttcctcataGATTGATTGGTGTATAattgtaattgaatttattagctTCTTGTTTGGAGGATTATTAATGTTGTGAATTGTGATCATAAGGTGTTGGGTGGTAATATACAGCTCGCAATAACCTCATTGTGTACGGAATGACATGAAATTatagattatattatttttatttttttatgattcttttcttctgcttctttttttcccctcaatttatgaagataatttttagaaaattttgtttaaaattaattatatttttatatcattttagtatgttgatgtaaaaaataattttttaaaataaaaatatatattagttttatatatttttaaataaaaaaacactttaaactgtAATTATTACTATACTCAGACATACTCAAAAACAGTTTAAAATACTTTTGATGTTGCGTTTGTGTGTATAATTGTTAAAATACATCATAtctacaaataaagaaaaaaaagagagagatttaaaccagaataaatataaatctttacaactctgaaaatataaaaataaaagagaagttcGCTATCCAACCTTAAAATGGTAGATGGGCCCTGGTCGGTGGTTGATTGATGTTTGACTGCTCACCGTTGGCAAATGGTCCCTCACTTTCACGGGAAACTTGTCAAAAACTGGGCTCCACGAGCATATCATTCATTTGTTTCTGCTTTCCAAGAAGAAAGCCCACATAAAACATCGACCAATTTTAGACGTTAAAATCTTCTTTGAGTCCCTCTACTCTTCATCTTACACTGTGTTTCctcctctatttttatttatactaactCCAATCCtctattttcaaaattactttTGTTTAGTCCTTATTTGATTAGAAGCTTCGGTTGCCTTAAAATCACCATGCTGTATCCCAGCATATCATGatacagtaataataataatatagttggattttaagaaaaaaaataatatatagttttacacTTGAAAATGTTGATTATTGGTATAAGCTCCATGTACAATTGAAAGTTGAGAGttgtgaaaattataaaaaaattttttatgaatgttatGTATGGAAGTCATCAATGAATTAGGTTAAAAATCACTATGATTTAAGTAAATGAAATGGTAtgcaaattttgaatttttgacataaaattaTCTAGTGACTAGTTTTATGATATCAATCATACCCCTCAATTCGACTATTCGAACAAGCTAAGATTTTATGAGTAATCTTTTGACATATTATTCTACTTTGGATTGAATTTTCAGGTCAATGAAAGGCCTCATGAAAATACTAACAGACCagaatttgataaaaagaaacatataGATATTTATGAAAAGCAATGTGGTCTTTTCATATattgtgataaaaatatatataaagtcaagaaaaaatgatttaaaaagaaGGCAATGCTCTTGAATGCATCGTTACGAGTGTTAATAATTAGGggtattatggttttttttttcatatatataaggtaaaaaaaatagataccaTATTTTGGAGAGAAAACCGTACTTGAGACGAAGAGAAAGAGGGAGAAggtgaagaagagaaagagatggaggaagaaatgaaaaaagagtTGAGAGATAGATGGTTAATGAGCTATCAAAAAAACTAGTTATCTAGTTAATGAAATTAGTGTCCTGATTAATGGATAATAAGAGAAACTAGTTATCCTGATTAATGAGATTAATGTCACAATAAatagacaattaaaaaaaccactTAATTTAGTAATGGGACAAGTGCCTAGTTTGGGTTAGAGAGGACATTGGtatgttgaaaattaaaaaattattaggaaataatgaaaaataaaaatgttgaaaattgaTATAagatcaacatttttttttttaaaaaaaatgatgaaattggttTTATGACTCCATCCACGATACATATTcttatgtattttatattaagcCAACTTTCAAATAACTATGCTTTTTATATGAAGAAATATATGTTTAAATCTGGTGGCCATCATATCAATGTTGTAACTTCACATCCACACATATATTTATAGAGCTTCGAATCATGATTAATAGAGAGGAGGAGCCCTTTTCCTGCTCCTGGTCCAAAAAGTTCCCCAAACCACCCAATCCATGTGGGTTTTTTTAGATATACAATTGAGACATGAAGTTTTGCTATTCCAATCTACATGGACTGGGCAAGTCTTGATACAAAGCCCATGTTTTAAGCCCAAATACAAACCATTTACACTGtcaagagaagagaagagaggaggaaaggaaaaaactggAAAAGAAACTCATTTCTTATGCGTAGTCACAGTATTTTCCCAGAAACAAAGTCCTCAATTGCTAACCGGGACGCCATAATTTCAATGGAACAAGTTGGGCCGGTCCGGGCAATACAAGCCCGGGCCCCATACTTCCCCATAAAAAGTACCTACAAAACGCCAAAATTAAAACCCAGCAGGTAAGAATTCAGAAGCTCTGCCTGTTCATCGAGGCATTACACATCTTCTTGttcaaaatctcaaatttaCCAGTTAAAATTCATTAACAATGGTTGGTacgtatttaattttatcttcttccTAATCTCATCGTCACTCGTTTCTTTATGCTTATTTTCTTAAATCactgattttttcttattaaaaaaacttagggACGCaacaagagagagaagagaaagtaTCATTAGAACTAACAGAAGAAATTCTTCAAAGCATGGAAACTGGCATGGTTTTTAGAGATTATGtatgtttctttcatttcttaaataccccatttgataattctttcAGTTTTTCAGTATTACTCACTTTTTGTTTCATTATTGGTCACAGAACGGAAGAATTAGTTCCATGGATTTTCATAAGACATCAAGTTATCTAGTAACTGCTAGTGACGATGAATCTATTCGACTTTACGATGTTGCCGGCGCCGCGtaagctttcttttcttttcttttcctgcaagcttatagcttaagcttttaatatttgataacaTCTTGGTGGATATTAGTCATGTTAGAGTGATTTTGTTATGCCTGTCTTCAGAGCAGATGGTGGGCAAAGgcgaatgtttttgaaaatttttcgtatttgaagaaattattgttatatttcGGAAATTCTATGCAGTAGGTGGTTGTGTTAGCGAAGTGTGTGATTTAAATTCGGTATGCAAAAGTATTTGCtcggatttgtttttttttgttatgttttcagGTTCAGTTACTGTGtatcatttttatatagtaaatCATTTTGCTTGTTGGGAATTTTAATGATTGCAAAACTGGGTTGAAAAGGCTAATCTTCTGTATATATGACTCTTTGTGAATGAGAGATTCAAGAAGAAAGTTTGATAAGAATTTAAAGGGGATTTTTTATCAGTTGCTTGGTTTTAATGCTATAGATGGCAGTTTTGCAGTTCTTTTATGTTATTGGAGCTACTTGAGAAAtagatttgttgaatttttatgtcatCATACAAGTATGGATGTAATTATTTAAGGGAAGCGGCATGTCTTGTTCATCACAGATTGatattttcttgttcttattTTATGGTGGTTGTTGGACCATGTTTTCTTATTGGCATGAATTATGGAGACAACATGTTTAACTTCAGATGCTTGAAGGCAATTAATAGCAAAAAGTATGGGGTTGATCTGGTTTGCTTCACATCTGATCCTACAACTGTTTTATACTCCTCAAAAAATGGATGGGATGGTACGTTTGCCACAACtgcatttttatattatctttttgatcatttatttatttttcagggCTAGATCATGGATTTATGCTTGCTTTGTCATGCTGTATTTAATACCATGCATTTATTATGGATGCAGAATCTCTGCGACTTCTCTCGTTGAATGATAACAAGTATTTGCGGTATTTTAAAGGTCACCATGACAGGTAAGGTTTCCAATATCGATGGCATTTATTTCACTCCCTAGTGATTGCTCCTACTGGACATATCTGTATCATGAAGTCACATTTCATGTTGTTTTTCTAAGGGTTGTCTCGCTAAGTTTGTGCTCTCGGAAAGAATGCTTCATCTCTGGTTCTCTCGATCGAACTGTTTTGCTTTGGGATCAACGAGCTGAAAAGTGCCAGGTTGATAAGTTGGAATATAGATGCTTGCTTAGAGAAAGGTGCTCTCTCTATTCATCTTGTATTCTGATTCCTTCTCTATGTTGTAGGGTCTTTTACGTGTACAAGGAAGGCCTGCTGCAGCATATGATGATCAAGGGATAGTCTTTGCAATTGCATTTGGAGGATACATTAGAATGTTTGATTCTCGCAAGTATGAAAAGGTTAGTGTTTATGCATGAAAACGTGTAAAGAGGATTAGCTGTTGCATAAGTAACTTCACAACTATTTAGCAACAATTTATTTGTTTCAGGGTCCTTTTGACATCTTTTCTGTTGGAGGGGATGTATCTGATGCAAATGTGGTAAAGTTCAGCAATGATGGAAGACTAATGCTCTTGACTACCATGGATGGGCATATTCATGTACTTGATTCATTCCGTGGAACACTTGTGAGTctgaatttgagtttttttaataccTTTTCTTATTAAATGATGAAGATTTTAGATGATGATTCATGAACAGTTCAATGAGTCTCCCTGACCTTCCATATTCGCTGTTGTATTAGTTATCTACATACAATGTGAAACCAGTTTCAATCAATTCCACGTTAGAGGCATCTTTCAGTCCTGAAGGAAAGTTCGTTGTATCAGGTATTTCATCTGCCACCAGTTCTTTTGGAGTTGAGGTGACgctaatttaaatcttttttcagTTGGTACCTCAGATTTACATGCTTGGAATGAAGAGCTTCACAGTGGTTCTgtgtaaaattattattcaatggGATCAATCCTGCACATGGGCTGAACCATCAGGAATAGAAAATTTTAGAAGTGTTCATGGATATAGTTGGGTCGGGTTTGAGCTCATAATTTCATCGAATCTaacttttgatattttacaAATTGTAAACCTGatccattcaattttttttagattcaatcGTGTTAGATATATTGGGCTGGGCTAGGTTTTTTGTGTGGATATTACAGATATCCAAGGGTTGGTCTTAATTAGAACTAAGATTTGGCTTTAATAAATTAGCTCAAAACCTGTTATAAACTGTAACAAATAATTTAGGCTTACCAATCAATTGACTAAAATGGAATAATCAATTGTAAGAAAAAGTACAGAACatataacaacaaattaagctctgaacaacaacaaaaaagaagaacagagaaataaaaaatatttataccaaAGACTTTCTAGAATATAGTGTTACACTGTCAGTTGACTGTATAGGGTTACGGGTTGGGTCAGGttgatttagttttaaaaatcctAATCTGCCACCTGACCAGTGATATCCATTTCTTAGGTTTTTTGTTCCATTATCATCTGTAATATccatattatctaattttaatgaGTTCAGCTGGGTTAGAtaatgtaaatattataaatgagCTGGTTTTTTTAAACACCGCTAGAAGATTTGCTAGAAAATTTATCCGACATCAAACCTAGAATTCACCTGTTTTAATAGGCAAGTCTTCCCTGTTGTGACTCCTTGCTAACTTTACTTTTATGGTTCTGATATTTTCACAGGTTCAGGTGATGGCCGAGTGCATGCTTGGAGTGTAAGGAGCGGGAAAGAAGTACAATAACCATTATTCCCTTACATATGTTCAATTTGTTCCTCGATTTACATCAGACATAGTGATCTCTTTTCTTTGTCTGTGTAGGTTGCGAGTTGGGTGACATATGAAACTGAGCCTCATGTCATAAAATGGGCACCTGGAAGTCTTATGTTTGCTACTGGGTCTTCTGAGCTATCATTTTGGATTCCGGACTTGTCTAAATTAGCAGCTTATGTTGGAAGGAAGTAGAATTTCTTCAGTACTGCCCTTACAATTTCAACCTCTATGCAGTCATGAGGTttattgattcattttttttgggataaaattaccaacaaaactTGAATCTAGAGCTGGATTCTACTCGTATCTTTTTTCAGATAATATAGTTCCTCTCCTTGCCTCTGGGGTTTCAATTATTGTAGGGattgttttttggtttgggGCAGTGGCAAGCAACTATGCACTGTATAAATCATCGCTCAACTTTCGAGCTTTTTTTGCGGTTGTAGATGAGAAGTTGCTTGTGGGCTGTTGCAGTATCAACCTCGTATCATCGAAGGGTTCCATAGAAAGCATATTGAAGTTCAGGTATCAAAATGTAACATTCTACAATACCTTGTAACCTTTTGATTGTATAGACGTTACATGATATGAGCAGGCCAATGAACGCACTGAATTTCGTAGTTCTTGTACTTATCAATAGAAGTGAATTCATGCTTTGTACAATCTACCAGTGCTTTAACTTCTTTTCCTCAAGTTTGTTTGTACATGTAAGGCACTTATTTCCATTTTCTCTGATCATATCTGCAagcgtttgtttttttttttttttgtttttttttttatattaaaattacggttgtttttaaataattttttgtattgaaatatatgttaatatattttttattttttgaaaattatttttgacatcaacacatcaaaatgatttgaaaacattaaaaatatattaatttaaagttaataaaaaaaataaataaaatttaaatttttttaataatacttttaaaatatagaaacaaacaGGCCCGTGataagattttatattatttttaatgaaagagAAAATTGAGAATTAGAAAATTGATGTGttcatttaatgaaataaagcaaaattatatgaactaataattataaaaagagtTGTTAACTTTAACCAAATGCCGGAAGCTGaagcatataaaaatatttgatttgctgATGGGAAGAGTTctttaagcctttttttttttttttaattacatgaaaataaaaatgatttttttatatcataaatataatgatttaaaatttgtagaaaaatataattgttagtataaattttcatctttattaatgtaatttctaaaaaaaaaaaaaaaaaatctttctttagTTGTTTATGGTATAGAAactataaataatcaaaataaagatataaaaaattctaacaatTTGAAATACATCTAAAAAAAAGTATCTTGCTAATTAAAATCTCTTTCCCTTagcaatgctttttttttttttttggcaaaatagttttaattgaaattaattcatCTTTGTCCAAATTTCTCCCACTTGAAAATATAGCCCATTAGTATTTGTATAACGAAAACATTCTGGTCTTGATTTTTATAAAGAGATAGGTCTTTACCTACTTTCCTCTCTCTAGAAAATTCATTCTCTAATAATGCGGCATCTTATGATTTAAATTCAGTTACATTTTCACTTTCTTGTTCACCTATGAATACATGTCATTTTGAATGTTCAGAATATCTTATAAAGATACATTTCTTCATTCTTAGAACTAGTTTTCtatatttatgaaaagaatCATGAGCATAAGCAACACAACCTTAAGGTttcaaaaaactcaagtcatgtttatgttttgtccataattcatataacgtatttgtaatttgtaattGGTAATTGACTTAGATGGTATACAATTAAGTACATAAATTACATTTAGTAATGCATCACTCCAATAAATGATATATGCAACTCTATTTTGTTGTGGCATTCCAGGAATATTCAATTGTCATCTTATTCCTTTTTCATCATATAATTCTCTCAATTGATCATGTCACGACCTTGATCaattttcaaagttttattttcatatctaGTTGATTCTTCATAAGGTTCACGTATACTATGAACTCAAAGCTTTtgatttataagaaataaaaaaataactatatcaAGTAAAATCATCTGTAAAGATAATGAAATAGACACCTTCATGTCAAGTCCTTATATTTATTGGACCACAAATgtaaaatgaattatttgaaTTGACTCTAATACCTTTTCCATAtagttttgttgttgtttttctagCTAGACTACACGCGCGCGCGCACCATATTGAGAGGATATCGTGATGATTCAAATACCATGGCAGAAAGCCTTTAAAGTGCTACTCGAAAGATGTATGAACCGTCTATTTACTAGCGTGTGCGTGAAATGtgacataaataatataaaagtgaAAAGTTGACAATTATTGTGGAtgcaattttttgttattttttccttatattattttattaatataaataatattaaaatgaataagCTTGAAATAGTTtacccaaatttttttttcctttatactTTTATAAATACACCAACCAAGTTGGCCCAACAAGGTTTAAGTTTAACCACATGAGGGGTGTAGTTCAATATTATTCTGAAAGGTATAGTTTAACTGGTCAGATTTTGAGTTTACTTTTAAGAAATTATCAGTTTGAGTTCCATTAACTTTAGAGTCACTGATGACTCATTAATTTAGTTGTTAATTTCAAGAttcatataattagttaaaatacatataaactgGATAAACACtcatattaatcttaaaaaagaaaaaaaaaggtttagccACACAAGGTTGGCAGCGGATTTATGTTGTACGCTAACTCTGTGGCCAGTTGCCGCTTTGGATGACATAACAACCTTTTTCTTCATATACTACAGCACTAAATCAGCTTTAGAACTCATTGAAATCAAAGTATCAGGTTTACCAACTAATTTAGTGCTGCCAGAGGTCAGCTAAGAGGTAGAGCTGTTAAGCTATAGACTAAAGGGTTGGCTTTACAGTCATCGCGATGGTACAAAGCAGAAGGGATACCTTGGGCAAATTAACCTGGTCTTTGAACTCCACTCTCTTATCTAGGATTTCTGCAGTGTGTTTTTACCATAGGAACAATTGCTCTCCTTGTCAGCCATATGTCATATGGAGGCACAGTTTTACATGGATCAAGCAGGCAAATTTCGAGTGTGTTGTTTTTTCCCTATGTAAGCAGCATGTTGACTGAAAAAGTTGGAAATGCAAATTAGAGcttcaaaatatatgaaaatggaAAGGGAAAAGAGTGCTTTGTCAGTGATCTATACTAACTCTTACGACACCAGGTGTCTattgttggtgggaggagccactggtggtggctttgaaacactcagaggggataaaacacactgttttattacacaaaaccgaagcttacaattaaacacaaaagcttaacaatacacgccctatctctctctctttctctttcaagtgtttctcacaattctctccacacgaaataacataactgagcaccctatttatacataaattcagaatacgaaaatctactgttccaggtgtgaaggcggctgttgaccggcgatgtgaaggcggctggcggctgcggctggtggctggcggctgcggctggtgggtggttgccttccttgaccatctaggtgcttctagattgagtttattcaacaaatctcccctttaaactcaatcgagggatgtcatgccaagcatgaacacttctcctttcaatgccttctttctgcttgtagacccttttgacacctattgctttcttcttttctggtgggtccttatctgcatggaaacaaaatagagttgtatcttccataacctgagtggtatcgtacaactcttcaagattccgcatccttcttggtccttctgacgaggatgctgatggtggtgttgatgatgatgctcctggtgtgttcctcctgttgaatacagggaaactgtgtgccggactttgtggttcagctgctggcacaataggttcttcgacaagtactgttggtacttcttctccttcaaggatcaaatcaagattgatccatttgATTGCTTCTTGGTCATCACCATTCCATTGCCAAGAtgtatcttcttcaaagataacatctctacttgtaatcaccttcttcgtgatgggattatacagtctgtatcccatccttctttcaccatatcccacaaagatgcatttctcgctcttatcatcgagctttctccttcttgcatctgggatctttgcatacgccacacaaccaaagactcgtagatgagtaacacttggtttgtgaccactccatgcttcttctggagtaataccttgcaaacttctggttgggcagcgattcaacagatacactgcacatgatacagcttcagcccagtattgcttgggcaatttctttgctttgagcagacttcttgccatgtcaagaatcgtgcgattctttctttctgctacaccattcagctgtggtgtataagctggtgtcgtctgatgtctgatgccttgttgtgtacagaaggcttcaaagtcatttactgtatattctccaccttgatcagatcttactgttctgatcgtgtaaccagtttgcttctccacaattgctttaaaatctttaaaacaattgaatacttctgacttcctcttcagaaagtatatccacgtctttctactaaaa is a genomic window of Populus alba chromosome 5, ASM523922v2, whole genome shotgun sequence containing:
- the LOC118029841 gene encoding protein ANTHESIS POMOTING FACTOR 1 isoform X2 — translated: METGMVFRDYNGRISSMDFHKTSSYLVTASDDESIRLYDVAGAACLKAINSKKYGVDLVCFTSDPTTVLYSSKNGWDESLRLLSLNDNKYLRYFKGHHDRVVSLSLCSRKECFISGSLDRTVLLWDQRAEKCQGLLRVQGRPAAAYDDQGIVFAIAFGGYIRMFDSRKYEKGPFDIFSVGGDVSDANVVKFSNDGRLMLLTTMDGHIHVLDSFRGTLLSTYNVKPVSINSTLEASFSPEGKFVVSGSGDGRVHAWSVRSGKEVASWVTYETEPHVIKWAPGSLMFATGSSELSFWIPDLSKLAAYVGRK
- the LOC118029841 gene encoding protein ANTHESIS POMOTING FACTOR 1 isoform X1, producing the protein MVGTQQEREEKVSLELTEEILQSMETGMVFRDYNGRISSMDFHKTSSYLVTASDDESIRLYDVAGAACLKAINSKKYGVDLVCFTSDPTTVLYSSKNGWDESLRLLSLNDNKYLRYFKGHHDRVVSLSLCSRKECFISGSLDRTVLLWDQRAEKCQGLLRVQGRPAAAYDDQGIVFAIAFGGYIRMFDSRKYEKGPFDIFSVGGDVSDANVVKFSNDGRLMLLTTMDGHIHVLDSFRGTLLSTYNVKPVSINSTLEASFSPEGKFVVSGSGDGRVHAWSVRSGKEVASWVTYETEPHVIKWAPGSLMFATGSSELSFWIPDLSKLAAYVGRK